The following coding sequences lie in one Drosophila sulfurigaster albostrigata strain 15112-1811.04 chromosome 2R, ASM2355843v2, whole genome shotgun sequence genomic window:
- the LOC133837700 gene encoding ATP-dependent RNA helicase p62 produces MLKLVQYVSRKSYEMAVQQPICSWRNLLISPSSNSSVEKCITQRRHFLFCLTNRTTSSSSFALYCGEQPQQFQGSRLKNKESATSRILLSCSSQQLQTQRAFHLSSTRLETSKAVSNNEPFPADRQTTVSRRSTRKSLFIDPEDNSEEIKIEGIMAPHDRDFGSGSRGGRDRDDDRRGGGGGGGGGGRFGGGGGDYHGVRNGRIEKRRDDRGGGGRFGGGGGGGGGGFGGDRRGGGNSQDLPMRPVDFSNLTPFKKNFYQEHPTVANRSPYEVQRYRDEHEITVRGQAANPIQDFSEAYLPDYVVKEIRRQGYKSPTPIQAQGWPIAMSGANFVGIAKTGSGKTLGYILPAIVHINNQQPLQRGDGPIALVLAPTRELAQQIQQVATEFGSSSYVRNTCVFGGAPKGGQMRDLQRGCEIVIATPGRLIDFLSAGSTNLKRCTYLVLDEADRMLDMGFEPQIRKIVSQIRPDRQTLMWSATWPKEVKQLAEDFLGNYIQINIGSLELSANHNIRQVVDVCDEFSKEDKLKTLLSDIYDTSENPGKIIIFVETKRRVDNLVRFIRSFGVRCGAIHGDKSQSERDFVLREFRSGKSNILVATDVAARGLDVDGIKYVINFDYPQNSEDYIHRIGRTGRSNTKGTSFAFFTKNNAKQAKALVDVLREANQEINPALENLARNSRYDGGGGRSRYGGGGGGRFGGGGFKKGSLSNGRGFGGGDGGGFGNRNGGDGGGRHTRFD; encoded by the exons atgttaaaattaGTGCAATATGTGTCGCGAAAATCATACGAAATGGCTGTACAGCAGCCCATTTGCAGCTGGCGGAACTTATTGATTTCaccaagcagcaacagtagcgTGGAAAAATGTATAACGCAACGTcgccattttcttttttgcttgaCCAACAgaacaaccagcagcagcagttttgCTTTGTACTGCGGAGAACAACCACAACAGTTCCAAGGGAGCCGGCTTAAGAACAAGGAGTCAGCAACATCTAGAATATTACTTAGTTGCTCTTCACAGCAGTTACAGACACAGCGTGCGTTTCATTTGTCgtcgactcgactcgaaaCGTCTAAAGCAGTCAGCAACAACGAGCCATTCCCAGCAGACAGGCAGACTACTGTGTCCAGAAGAAGCACAAGGAAATCGCTTTTTATTGACCCAGAAGACAATTCAGAGGAAATCAAAATTGAAGGAATAAT GGCACCTCACGACCGCGACTTTGGTTCCGGCTCACGTGGCGGACGCGACCGCGATGACGATCGTCGTGGTGGCGGCGGAggaggtggcggtggcggtcgttttggcggcggtggcggtgacTACCACGGTGTTCGCAATGGTCGCATTGAAAAACGTCGCGATGATCGCGGCGGTGGCGGTCGTTttggcggtggtggtggcggcggcggtggggGCTTCGGTGGTGATCGTCGCGGTGGCGGCAACAGCCAAGATTTGCCTATGCGCCCCGTGGACTTCTCCAATTTGACACCGTTCAAGAAGAACTTCTATCAGGAGCATCCCACGGTTGCCAACCGTTCACCGTACGAAGTGCAACGTTATCGCGATGAACACGAGATCACAGTGCGCGGCCAGGCGGCCAATCCCATTCAGGACTTCTCGGAGGCTTATCTGCCCGACTATGTGGTAAAGGAGATTCGTCGACAGGGCTACAAGTCGCCAACACCCATCCAGGCACAGGGCTGGCCAATTGCCATGAGTGGTGCCAATTTTGTGGGTATTGCCAAGACTGGTTCAGGCAAGACACTGGGCTACATTCTGCCCGCGATTGTGCACATCAACAAccagcagccgctgcagcgTGGCGATGGACCCATCGCATTGGTGCTGGCGCCGACTCGCGAGCTGGCCCAACAGATCCAGCAGGTGGCCACCGAGTTCGGTTCGTCGTCGTATGTGCGCAACACGTGCGTCTTTGGCGGCGCTCCGAAGGGCGGTCAAATGCGTGATCTGCAGCGTGGCTGTGAGATTGTGATTGCCACACCCGGTCGCCTCATTGATTTCCTCTCGGCGGGCTCCACGAATCTGAAGCGTTGCACCTACCTGGTGTTGGATGAGGCCGATCGCATGTTGGACATGGGTTTCGAGCCCCAGATTCGCAAGATTGTGTCACAGATTCGTCCCGATCGTCAGACGCTCATGTGGAGTGCCACCTGGCCCAAGGAGGTGAAACAACTGGCCGAGGATTTCCTGGGCAACTACATTCAGATCAACATTGGCTCGCTGGAGCTTTCGGCCAATCACAACATTCGCCAAGTGGTCGATGTGTGCGATGAATTCAGCAAGGAAGACAA ATTGAAGACGCTGCTTTCGGACATTTATGACACCAGCGAGAATCCTGGAAAAATCATCATATTCGTTGAGACAAAACGTCGCGTGGACAACTTGGTGCGTTTCATTCGCAGCTTCGGTGTTCGCTGTGGCGCCATTCACGGCGACAAATCACAGTCAGAGCGTGACTTTGTTTTGCGCGAGTTCCGCTCGGGCAAGTCCAACATTCTCGTGGCCACCGATGTGGCTGCTCGTGGTTTGG ACGTCGATGGCATCAAGTATGTTATCAACTTTGACTACCCACAAAACAGCGAGGACTATATCCATCGCATTGGACGCACAGGACGTTCAAATACCAAAGGCACATCCTTCGCATTCTTCACGAAAAACAATGCCAAGCAGGCCAAGGCTCTGGTTGATGTGCTGAGAGAGGCTAACCAA GAAATCAATCCCGCCCTGGAGAATCTTGCCCGCAACTCACGTTACGACGGTGGCGGCGGACGCTCCCGGTATGGAGGTGGTGGTGGCGGTCGCtttggcggcggcggcttCAAGAAGGGCAGCCTGAGCAACGGTCGCGGATTCGGAGGCGGCGATGGCGGTGGCTTTGGCAACAGAAATGGCGGAGATGGCGGCGGTAGACACACGCGCTTCGATTAA
- the LOC133838285 gene encoding CAAX prenyl protease 1 homolog, producing MGGNSKMGGNSGYSLYQYPMQSQPMEILYTGIGFRMVPDALSLNDPVFLRHLLVLMCVVRNLFHMYLCWRQLRLSQWTKTVPRQMQATLTADDFRAARAEESFNVEQKLMSYLFDAIFSCIELYFGVLPFLWRAIITCYSIVDDLVWQSLAYVSLFSCYMMLRGLPQVFYTKLVLVTFYEVSDDKSIPLVGLLCSFTLLVVLLQVGLFPLTLVFLIIEEKGGTYFSLWIWGFLFVTTLIPLLVCNLYGMWCVGKRSKLPAGALSNALADVLKQFKFPSDRVYVLRTFQTVNETVFAFGCWCTKHVVILENLLFNQGRPESELHPDDVGRGLKDDQVVAYVAHQLSHWRYKHAWITFFLGHATLLIYLILFGTCYRHTVLYEAAGFPQNFYPPIIGYWLVYKYVMPLYLTITNWIVFYFMRRFEFIADAYTHKIGYSSAFISALLKLVIDNRVFPYVDPWYLMWHRMKPSPLQRIKHLLRLQNVNNV from the coding sequence ATGGGTGGTAACTCAAAGATGGGTGGTAACTCGGGATATTCCTTGTATCAATACCCGATGCAAAGTCAGCCAATGGAGATTTTGTACACGGGAATCGGATTTCGCATGGTGCCCGACGCCCTTAGCCTGAATGATCCCGTGTTTCTGCGACATCTTCTGGTCTTGATGTGCGTAGTACGCAACCTATTCCATATGTATCTCTGCTGGCGACAATTGCGTCTCTCCCAGTGGACGAAGACTGTGCCAAGGCAAATGCAGGCAACATTAACGGCAGATGACTTTCGTGCGGCCAGAGCTGAAGAGAGCTTTAACGTGGAGCAGAAACTAATGTCGTATCTTTTCGATGCGATATTCAGTTGCATCGAGTTGTACTTTGGTGTTCTTCCATTTCTCTGGCGCGCCATCATCACCTGCTACAGCATCGTGGACGATCTGGTGTGGCAGAGTCTGGCCTATGTCAGTCTCTTCTCCTGCTACATGATGCTGCGTGGCCTGCCGCAGGTATTCTACACCAAATTGGTGCTGGTCACCTTCTACGAAGTAAGTGACGACAAATCGATTCCTTTGGTGGGACTGCTGTGCTCCTTCACGCTGCTTGTGGTGCTGCTGCAGGTGGGACTTTTTCCACTCACTTTAGTGTTCTTGATAATCGAAGAGAAAGGCGGCACGTACTTTAGTCTTTGGATTTGGGGCTTCCTGTTCGTTACGACACTGATCCCCTTGCTGGTTTGCAATCTGTATGGAATGTGGTGTGTAGGCAAGCGAAGCAAATTGCCAGCGGGTGCTTTAAGCAATGCGCTCGCCGATGTGCTGAAGCAATTCAAGTTTCCGTCCGACCGCGTTTACGTTTTACGCACATTTCAGACCGTAAACGAGACAgtctttgcctttggctgTTGGTGTACCAAACATGTGGTCATACTCGAGAATCTCTTGTTTAATCAAGGCCGACCAGAGTCCGAATTGCATCCCGATGACGTGGGTCGGGGTCTTAAGGATGATCAGGTGGTGGCCTATGTAGCCCATCAGCTCTCTCATTGGCGCTATAAACATGCTTGGATCACCTTCTTTTTGGGACATGCCACGCTGCTCATCTATCTCATTTTATTCGGTACCTGCTACAGACACACGGTGTTGTATGAGGCAGCGGGATTTCCTCAGAACTTCTATCCTCCAATTATTGGCTATTGGCTGGTCTATAAGTATGTGATGCCACTGTATTTGACCATCACCAACTGGATTGTCTTTTACTTTATGCGTCGCTTCGAGTTTATTGCAGATGCTTACACTCATAAAATTGGATATAGTTCAGCGTTTATTTCGGCACTGCTCAAACTAGTTATCGATAACCGTGTGTTTCCCTATGTGGATCCTTGGTATCTCATGTGGCATCGCATGAAGCCATCGCCGCTGCAACGTATAAAGCACCTGCTGCGCTTGCAGAACGTCAATAATGTCTAg